In the genome of Deinococcus yavapaiensis KR-236, one region contains:
- a CDS encoding ABC transporter ATP-binding protein has protein sequence MIEVLNFHKRFGRHTAVSDLSFTVKPGELFGLLGPNGAGKTTTIRAMVGLTRPTDGVVRVGGFDVWKDPVRAKAAFGFIPDRPYLYGKLTARELLRFIRDLHGKGSDHDIERWLEFFSLEHFANELIETFSHGMKQKLTIITALLPDPPVLIVDEPMVGLDPRAAKLVRELFQDYANKGRTVLLTTHSLPLAEAVATRITVLDRGRVLGMGTLDELRETTRTGVGGVEGESLERIFFRLVEEEEAERKRARELETA, from the coding sequence GTGATCGAAGTCTTGAACTTTCACAAGCGTTTCGGGCGGCACACGGCCGTCTCGGACCTCAGTTTCACAGTGAAGCCCGGCGAGCTCTTCGGTTTGCTGGGGCCGAACGGGGCGGGGAAGACCACCACCATTCGCGCCATGGTCGGCCTGACTCGGCCGACGGACGGCGTCGTGCGCGTCGGCGGATTCGACGTCTGGAAGGATCCGGTACGCGCCAAGGCCGCCTTCGGCTTCATTCCCGACCGCCCGTACTTGTACGGCAAGCTCACCGCGCGCGAACTGCTGCGCTTCATCCGCGACCTGCACGGCAAGGGCAGCGACCACGACATCGAGCGGTGGCTGGAGTTCTTCTCGCTGGAGCACTTCGCGAACGAGCTCATCGAGACGTTCAGTCACGGCATGAAGCAGAAACTGACGATCATCACGGCCCTGCTGCCCGACCCGCCCGTGCTGATCGTGGACGAGCCGATGGTCGGGCTCGATCCGCGCGCCGCGAAGCTCGTGCGCGAACTTTTCCAGGATTACGCGAACAAAGGACGCACGGTCTTGCTGACGACGCACTCCTTGCCGCTCGCCGAGGCGGTCGCGACGCGAATCACCGTCCTCGATCGTGGACGCGTCCTGGGAATGGGCACCCTCGACGAGTTGCGCGAGACGACGCGGACGGGCGTGGGCGGCGTGGAAGGAGAGAGCTTGGAACGCATCTTCTTTCGCCTCGTGGAAGAGGAGGAAGCCGAGCGCAAGCGGGCGCGCGAATTGGAGACGGCGTGA
- a CDS encoding glycosyltransferase family 2 protein — protein sequence MPESPLVSVLMPTFKHATFVRRALESLFAQTFEDWELLLIDDGSPDDTAHVVAPHLADARVRFHRFEHNVGLGAALNFATDLARGRYLAYLPSDDVWYPAHLASLVRVLQERSDVYLAYGGVRFEYRHFAATLRGDDVVGREEEVLDTPLAPKKGETITSGNILALAQVLHRRDPQGDARWTERHEFVSDSLEADFWRGLLKRGARFAYTGKVSCEWVDHPWQRHKVIAHFQGGLSRYRSYYGVGQDVWLDFRPSRGMRVNERERFGRFDEARALPKRGALRVLIVGSLGFNPERVLALEERGHKLYGLWLKNTETWDSAGPYPFGNIETVAHDDRWLDRVKAARPDVIYALLNWQDVRLLRDVQEAVREARLGVPFVFHFKEGPFICLEHGLWPDLVKLVTDSDGRVFISDENRAWFELALNERFDDAATFVLDGDLPKIEWQTNDWAPKLSDLDGEVHTVCAGRPIGIVPWSDIAAARLHVHFYGEHFHAWFPNWTREGLETGFMHLHPTVGPRDWVRELSRYDAAWVQVHDSVNGGDLRRATWDDLNLPARLGTYAAAGLPWILKDNRHSTVAMQSLAARHDFGVFFGTFEDVAVQLRDPERKRELTENARRARHLFAFDTHADDLVTFFRRLIQRREASEDSSTRRA from the coding sequence GTGCCCGAATCGCCCCTCGTGTCCGTCCTGATGCCGACGTTCAAGCACGCGACCTTCGTGCGCCGCGCTTTGGAGAGCCTGTTCGCGCAAACGTTCGAGGATTGGGAATTGCTGCTTATCGACGACGGATCGCCCGACGACACGGCGCACGTCGTCGCGCCGCACCTCGCCGATGCGCGCGTCCGCTTCCACCGATTCGAGCACAACGTCGGCCTCGGCGCCGCCTTGAACTTCGCGACGGACCTCGCGCGAGGACGTTACCTCGCCTACCTGCCTTCGGACGACGTGTGGTACCCGGCGCACCTCGCGTCGCTCGTGCGCGTCCTGCAAGAACGTTCGGACGTGTACCTCGCGTACGGCGGCGTGCGCTTTGAATACCGGCATTTCGCGGCGACGCTCCGGGGAGACGACGTCGTCGGACGCGAGGAAGAAGTCTTGGACACGCCGCTCGCTCCCAAGAAGGGCGAGACGATCACGAGCGGCAACATCCTCGCCCTCGCTCAAGTGCTGCACCGCCGAGACCCTCAAGGCGACGCGCGCTGGACCGAACGCCACGAGTTCGTGTCGGACAGCTTGGAAGCGGACTTCTGGCGGGGTCTGCTCAAGCGGGGCGCTCGCTTCGCCTACACCGGGAAGGTGTCGTGCGAGTGGGTCGACCACCCGTGGCAACGACACAAGGTCATCGCGCACTTTCAAGGTGGCTTGTCGCGCTACCGCTCGTACTACGGCGTCGGTCAGGACGTGTGGCTCGACTTTCGCCCGTCGCGGGGCATGCGCGTGAACGAGCGCGAGCGCTTCGGCCGCTTCGACGAGGCGCGCGCGTTGCCGAAGCGCGGCGCCCTGCGCGTCTTGATCGTCGGCTCGCTCGGCTTCAATCCCGAGCGCGTCCTCGCGCTCGAAGAGCGCGGTCACAAGCTCTACGGATTGTGGCTGAAGAACACCGAGACGTGGGACTCGGCGGGCCCGTATCCGTTCGGCAACATCGAGACGGTCGCGCACGACGACCGTTGGCTCGACCGCGTGAAGGCCGCGCGGCCCGACGTCATCTACGCCCTGCTCAATTGGCAGGACGTGCGCTTGCTGCGTGACGTGCAGGAGGCCGTGCGCGAAGCTCGGCTCGGCGTGCCGTTCGTGTTCCACTTCAAGGAGGGGCCGTTCATCTGCTTGGAGCACGGATTGTGGCCCGATCTCGTGAAGCTCGTGACGGACAGCGACGGGCGCGTCTTCATCTCCGACGAGAACCGCGCGTGGTTCGAACTCGCCTTGAACGAGCGCTTCGACGACGCGGCGACCTTCGTCCTCGATGGGGACCTTCCGAAGATCGAGTGGCAGACGAACGACTGGGCGCCGAAACTGTCCGACCTCGACGGCGAGGTGCACACGGTGTGCGCGGGACGGCCCATCGGGATCGTGCCGTGGTCGGACATCGCCGCCGCGCGCCTGCACGTGCACTTTTACGGCGAGCACTTCCACGCGTGGTTTCCGAACTGGACGCGCGAAGGGCTCGAGACGGGATTCATGCACCTGCACCCGACCGTGGGTCCGCGCGACTGGGTGCGCGAGTTGTCGCGTTACGACGCCGCGTGGGTGCAAGTGCACGACTCGGTGAACGGCGGCGATCTTCGGCGCGCGACTTGGGACGACCTCAACCTGCCGGCTCGGCTCGGCACGTACGCGGCGGCGGGCTTGCCGTGGATTCTCAAGGACAACCGCCACTCGACGGTGGCGATGCAAAGCCTCGCGGCGCGCCACGACTTCGGCGTCTTCTTCGGGACGTTCGAGGACGTCGCGGTCCAACTGCGAGATCCCGAGCGCAAACGCGAGCTCACCGAGAACGCTCGCCGTGCCCGCCATCTGTTCGCGTTCGATACGCACGCGGACGATCTCGTGACGTTCTTTCGGCGCTTGATTCAGCGTCGAGAGGCGAGCGAAGACTCGTCCACCCGCCGCGCCTGA
- a CDS encoding putative ABC transporter permease subunit: MSGSLPGLKARGLINTLARGPKVTFVVLGVLGALFVWGEVEGTMRALRFLGDFGDIGLAVFRRVLEIGFVVLSAGVTFSAVTTAISTLYLSEDLNFLLTQPLATRSVFAMKVFETYLAAALVPTALTLPIAWTIGAFLHAAWWYYPVALIAVILVYALPVGLGAALAVLLMRVAPVGRVREVATALGVFISAALVLVIRAARPENLLRQLQNTQEFDRLLRDFASPSNPFLPPAWGANGLWLAATGNPPISLVPLAILAALVLGGAALLATHAYQQGWARAIDSSRVKLDPTPKRASAAEGFAARFGKSGVLAFKDTRLLFRDPTQWSQLLILAALAGVYLVSVRSVPLAGFAQFQNILGYIQLAFQGFVITGVGVRLAFPAVSLEGRAYWLLRTSPIDVRQLVVSKYLGALPPTMLLALVLAYFSARVLNLTDVVVLASVVVALSNALVITALGIGLGAAFPKLNADNPAEIGLSPGGLLYMLGSLAYSVLLLIVLARPTYLSVTLPDAYPGLSAFTEPLGALALLGVLALTVIGTLAPLVFGWRRLDRLE; the protein is encoded by the coding sequence GTGAGCGGCTCGTTGCCGGGCCTCAAGGCGCGCGGTCTGATCAACACGCTCGCGCGCGGCCCGAAGGTCACCTTCGTGGTTCTCGGTGTGCTCGGCGCTCTCTTCGTCTGGGGCGAGGTCGAGGGAACGATGCGCGCCCTACGATTCCTCGGCGACTTCGGCGATATCGGCCTCGCCGTGTTTCGCCGCGTGCTGGAAATCGGGTTCGTCGTCTTGTCGGCGGGCGTCACCTTCAGCGCCGTCACGACGGCCATCAGCACCTTGTACCTCAGCGAGGACTTGAACTTCTTGCTGACGCAACCGCTCGCGACGCGAAGCGTCTTCGCCATGAAGGTGTTCGAGACGTACCTCGCCGCCGCGCTCGTTCCGACGGCCCTCACGCTGCCGATCGCGTGGACGATCGGGGCGTTTCTTCACGCGGCTTGGTGGTACTACCCCGTCGCCTTGATCGCCGTGATCCTCGTGTACGCCCTGCCGGTCGGTCTCGGCGCGGCCCTCGCCGTGCTGCTCATGCGCGTCGCGCCCGTCGGCCGAGTGCGTGAAGTCGCCACGGCCCTCGGCGTCTTCATCAGCGCGGCGCTCGTCCTCGTGATTCGCGCCGCGCGGCCCGAGAACTTGCTGCGGCAACTGCAAAACACCCAGGAGTTCGACCGATTGCTGCGCGACTTCGCCTCGCCGAGCAATCCCTTCTTGCCGCCCGCGTGGGGCGCGAACGGCTTGTGGCTCGCCGCGACCGGAAACCCGCCGATCAGCCTCGTGCCCCTCGCGATTCTCGCCGCGCTCGTTCTCGGAGGTGCCGCCTTGCTCGCCACGCACGCCTATCAGCAAGGCTGGGCGCGCGCCATCGACTCGAGTCGCGTGAAACTCGATCCGACGCCGAAACGAGCGAGTGCGGCCGAAGGCTTCGCCGCGCGCTTCGGGAAAAGCGGTGTGCTGGCGTTCAAGGACACGCGACTCTTGTTCCGCGATCCCACGCAGTGGTCGCAGCTTCTCATTCTCGCCGCGCTCGCCGGGGTGTACCTCGTGAGCGTCCGCTCCGTGCCACTGGCGGGCTTCGCGCAATTCCAGAACATTCTCGGCTACATCCAACTCGCCTTTCAAGGCTTCGTGATCACCGGAGTGGGCGTTCGTCTCGCGTTCCCGGCCGTGAGTTTGGAGGGCCGCGCGTACTGGCTGCTGCGCACGTCGCCGATCGACGTGCGGCAACTCGTCGTCAGCAAGTACCTCGGGGCGTTGCCGCCCACCATGCTGCTCGCGCTCGTCCTCGCGTACTTCAGCGCCCGCGTCCTCAATCTCACGGACGTCGTCGTGCTCGCGAGCGTCGTCGTCGCGCTGTCGAACGCGCTCGTGATCACCGCGCTCGGAATCGGGCTCGGCGCGGCCTTTCCCAAACTGAACGCCGACAATCCCGCCGAGATCGGCTTGTCGCCCGGCGGCTTGCTGTACATGCTCGGAAGCCTCGCTTATAGCGTGCTGTTGCTGATCGTCCTCGCGCGTCCCACGTACCTCAGCGTCACCCTGCCCGACGCGTACCCCGGCCTGAGCGCCTTCACCGAACCGCTCGGCGCGCTCGCCCTGCTCGGCGTGCTCGCCCTCACGGTGATCGGAACGCTCGCGCCGCTCGTGTTCGGATGGAGACGCCTCGATCGCCTCGAGTGA
- a CDS encoding DUF402 domain-containing protein: MHAVKVERHDTARSEHHTNTGVRPVHVYREHHHGLFVARPFLGHPKIAYWQAHLLPELGIQLCRYELHGGRREFDYYMDVAVIRRDGETWSVRDLYLDLTVWNGKRAQVLDTSELCAARLEGLVDEREALWAVERAHTILNELGQHDYHVDTWLDAQGIRLEWHEPVLV; the protein is encoded by the coding sequence ATGCACGCGGTCAAGGTCGAACGGCACGACACGGCGAGAAGCGAGCATCACACCAACACGGGCGTTCGGCCCGTGCACGTTTATCGGGAACATCATCACGGCCTCTTCGTCGCTCGCCCGTTTCTGGGCCATCCCAAAATCGCGTACTGGCAAGCGCACCTCCTGCCGGAACTCGGAATCCAACTTTGCCGTTACGAGTTGCACGGCGGACGCCGCGAATTCGACTACTACATGGACGTCGCCGTCATCCGTCGCGATGGCGAGACGTGGAGCGTCCGCGACCTTTACCTCGACCTCACCGTCTGGAACGGCAAGCGCGCGCAAGTGCTCGACACGAGCGAACTGTGCGCCGCTCGCCTCGAAGGGCTCGTCGACGAACGCGAGGCGCTGTGGGCGGTGGAACGGGCGCACACCATCCTCAACGAGCTCGGACAGCACGATTACCACGTGGACACCTGGCTGGACGCCCAAGGCATACGGCTGGAGTGGCACGAGCCCGTGCTGGTTTGA